A single bacterium BMS3Abin08 DNA region contains:
- the mtaD gene encoding 5-methylthioadenosine/S-adenosylhomocysteine deaminase: MTKERADLIIKGEYILTMTGGESLIINGALAVRDKRILAVGREEEINSAYTADDTIGGKGKAVMPGFVNTHTHAAMVYFRGMADDLPLKVWLEEYIWPAEAKWLGEEFVGDATELACLEMIKAGITLYNDMYFFEDASAEAVGRAGMRAVLASGILDFPSAAAGTRKEYLERAEEFILRWRDDDLITPAIAPHAPYTCSPDTYAMALEMARKYDTPVHTHLCETEWEVEEIRKRYGRTPIEHLDAHGLLSGRMLAAHVVCPAEGEIEILAERGVSVSHCLESNLKLASGIAPVVRMLNSGVNVTFGTDGAASNNDLDIMSEMSTAAKLHKAVSGDPTALSARTALMMATRWGAEALGLGDRVGSIQAGKLADLIVIDINKPHLIPIYDIYSHLVYSARSSDVEDVIINGKLVLNGRKTTTLSAEAVFSKARQWKDRIISP; this comes from the coding sequence ATGACGAAAGAGAGGGCGGACCTTATCATAAAGGGAGAATACATCCTGACCATGACAGGTGGAGAGTCCCTGATCATAAACGGCGCTTTAGCAGTAAGGGACAAGAGGATACTTGCCGTGGGCAGGGAGGAGGAGATAAACAGCGCCTACACTGCCGACGATACCATCGGCGGTAAGGGAAAGGCGGTTATGCCCGGGTTTGTAAACACCCACACCCACGCTGCGATGGTCTATTTCAGGGGCATGGCGGATGACCTTCCCCTTAAGGTATGGCTTGAGGAGTATATCTGGCCTGCAGAGGCAAAGTGGCTCGGTGAGGAGTTCGTCGGGGATGCCACCGAGCTTGCATGTCTTGAGATGATAAAGGCAGGCATTACGCTTTACAATGATATGTACTTCTTTGAGGACGCCTCGGCAGAGGCCGTGGGAAGGGCCGGCATGAGGGCGGTGCTTGCCTCAGGCATACTCGACTTTCCCTCTGCCGCTGCCGGCACAAGGAAGGAATATCTGGAAAGGGCTGAGGAGTTCATCCTGAGATGGAGGGACGACGACCTGATAACCCCCGCAATTGCCCCCCATGCCCCGTACACCTGCAGTCCGGACACCTACGCTATGGCGCTGGAAATGGCTCGGAAGTACGATACCCCCGTACATACGCACCTCTGTGAAACGGAGTGGGAGGTAGAGGAGATCAGGAAGAGATATGGAAGGACCCCCATCGAGCATCTTGATGCCCACGGTCTCCTGTCAGGCAGGATGCTGGCGGCACATGTGGTATGCCCTGCAGAGGGAGAGATTGAAATACTTGCAGAAAGGGGGGTAAGCGTTTCACACTGCCTTGAGAGCAACCTCAAGCTTGCCTCGGGCATCGCACCTGTTGTAAGGATGCTGAACTCAGGCGTTAATGTCACATTCGGGACAGACGGGGCTGCAAGCAACAACGACCTTGACATAATGAGTGAAATGTCCACAGCGGCGAAGCTTCACAAGGCCGTCTCGGGTGACCCTACTGCGCTTTCTGCAAGAACAGCCCTGATGATGGCAACACGGTGGGGCGCAGAGGCGCTGGGGCTCGGTGACCGTGTGGGAAGCATTCAAGCGGGTAAGCTTGCCGACCTCATAGTTATTGACATTAACAAACCCCATCTTATCCCCATTTATGATATATACTCCCACCTGGTTTACTCTGCCAGATCCTCAGACGTGGAGGATGTCATTATCAATGGAAAGTTGGTCCTCAATGGTCGCAAGACTACCACCCTCTCTGCCGAGGCCGTATTCTCAAAGGCAAGGCAGTGGAAGGATAGGATTATTTCACCCTGA
- the flgE gene encoding flagellar hook protein FlgE produces MLTALFSAISGLNANGLSLSVIGDNIANMNTVGYKASRIAFGDVLSQTITGAAGGSQVGRGVLVSDVSPLFTQGSFETTSSALDMAIDGEGFFIVSDGLGMYYSRAGQFALDENGRIVNPDGFALQGYAADSSGNITGTVGDITVSSQASAANATSSADVVVNLDARADIVGTAFTLDGNGDGTNDDPANFSYTTQLTVYDSQGSSHDVTAYYVKTADNTWEAHYVYEDPANAGQYLEAGTQDISFGTDGELVDDNSSTAISFDFGTAVTSPQDVTFDYGTGTGETPAGTGFDGTTQFSSEFAVMNLSQDGYSSGSLKNLNIEQDGTITGVFTNGQTRVIGQIALAKFAAPTELTKLGGNLYAESYNSGQAIISGADSGGLGRVLSNTLELSNVDLAEEFIKMISSQRGFQANSRIITTTDDLLQELVNLKR; encoded by the coding sequence ATGTTAACAGCACTCTTTTCAGCAATTAGTGGTCTCAATGCAAACGGTCTTTCACTGTCGGTGATAGGCGATAACATTGCCAACATGAATACCGTTGGTTACAAGGCAAGCAGGATAGCCTTCGGGGATGTCCTGAGCCAAACCATAACAGGCGCTGCAGGTGGCTCACAGGTCGGCCGTGGTGTGCTTGTGTCCGATGTGTCGCCCCTTTTTACACAGGGGTCTTTTGAGACAACCTCAAGCGCCCTCGATATGGCGATTGACGGAGAGGGATTCTTTATTGTAAGCGACGGACTCGGAATGTACTATTCCCGGGCCGGGCAGTTTGCGCTCGATGAAAACGGAAGGATCGTAAATCCCGACGGATTCGCCCTCCAGGGCTATGCAGCCGATTCCTCAGGGAACATTACGGGGACGGTCGGTGACATAACCGTCAGCTCGCAGGCCTCTGCTGCAAACGCTACATCATCGGCGGACGTGGTGGTAAACCTCGATGCCAGGGCTGATATAGTCGGCACAGCCTTCACCCTTGACGGCAACGGCGACGGTACGAACGATGATCCGGCAAACTTCAGTTACACTACACAGTTAACCGTTTATGATTCCCAGGGAAGTTCACATGACGTCACCGCCTACTACGTCAAGACTGCCGACAACACCTGGGAGGCCCACTACGTATATGAAGACCCCGCAAATGCGGGACAGTATCTTGAAGCCGGGACTCAGGACATCAGTTTCGGGACCGACGGTGAACTGGTTGATGACAATTCTTCCACGGCCATAAGTTTCGACTTCGGTACTGCCGTTACATCACCCCAGGATGTTACTTTTGACTACGGGACCGGCACCGGAGAAACACCGGCAGGTACGGGATTTGACGGTACAACCCAGTTTTCATCCGAGTTTGCGGTCATGAATCTCTCACAGGACGGTTATTCATCGGGGTCCCTGAAGAATCTGAATATCGAGCAGGACGGGACAATAACAGGGGTGTTCACTAACGGTCAGACAAGGGTTATCGGACAAATCGCCCTTGCAAAGTTTGCCGCCCCCACAGAACTGACAAAGCTTGGCGGCAATCTTTATGCCGAGTCGTACAACTCCGGGCAGGCGATCATAAGCGGTGCCGATTCAGGCGGGCTTGGAAGGGTTCTGAGCAACACACTCGAGCTGAGCAACGTAGATCTTGCCGAGGAGTTTATAAAAATGATCTCCTCCCAGAGGGGGTTTCAGGCGAATTCAAGGATCATTACCACCACGGATGACCTCCTCCAGGAACTTGTAAACCTGAAGAGGTAG
- a CDS encoding lineage-specific thermal regulator protein, whose amino-acid sequence MFRDFFIGFVRIHILYHASRGPVYGLRLIEELSRHGYRLSPGTLYPMLSRMERDGFLTSRKETESGRVRKYYRITGKGGNALKEAKEKIGELVNEVLSEDRDKGR is encoded by the coding sequence ATGTTTAGAGACTTCTTTATCGGATTTGTAAGGATTCATATCCTCTATCATGCATCCAGGGGACCTGTTTACGGACTCCGGCTGATTGAGGAACTCTCCCGCCACGGATACCGTCTCAGTCCGGGAACGCTCTACCCCATGCTTTCAAGGATGGAAAGAGACGGGTTCCTGACATCAAGGAAGGAGACGGAATCCGGTAGGGTCAGGAAGTATTACAGGATAACCGGAAAGGGGGGAAATGCACTAAAGGAGGCAAAAGAAAAGATTGGCGAACTCGTTAACGAAGTACTTTCTGAGGACCGGGATAAAGGTAGGTGA
- a CDS encoding flagellar hook-length control protein FliK has translation MFPNLIGVTAATPVNGGNMPRVIGAEAVNAGGGLFGLIIAALNLQAEKSSGSGNIQAAVFGMDKDTESSDNGDREKKGLQGDDPPGKVEALSPSMHWNSLSIPDIEFPEPPSLPGLKGGTENSGYHVRAVSEQRVCQLPEGLPGVKAQAGLEGAAEEVDTTGDEVSAGDKGGVSRVSGDLAELPVTGKEGGIKTESDGDAGPQTGSSHGKTGGVDPGRKDSGVPAGLSNNKVQVSNEPLSGNDGGSSPEQTVKGLMPEPDGQGNGQNSDISAPEKGDGILNIAGHRDVSGGGHREMNLSVSGSAETRDVPDVPDEEFMVKESQAGSNRVKLTIRPDGLGKIDLTVGIKDGHLRAEFAVERIHSLLSIQNNMSQLFDSLSGDGWTSGRFSFLLKDDGKRGGSGGGNNKTAAMKEPGAEDGGRSDTGMSTLSIRV, from the coding sequence ATGTTCCCTAACCTGATCGGCGTAACAGCCGCAACCCCCGTCAACGGCGGTAATATGCCCCGGGTGATTGGTGCAGAGGCAGTGAATGCCGGGGGAGGCCTTTTCGGTCTTATCATCGCCGCCCTGAATCTCCAGGCGGAGAAATCCAGCGGAAGCGGCAACATCCAGGCTGCCGTCTTCGGTATGGATAAAGACACTGAATCCTCTGATAATGGAGACCGTGAAAAAAAAGGACTTCAGGGAGATGATCCGCCAGGGAAGGTTGAGGCATTGAGTCCGTCCATGCACTGGAATTCCTTGAGTATCCCTGATATTGAGTTTCCGGAACCGCCGTCTCTCCCGGGGTTGAAAGGCGGTACTGAAAACAGCGGTTATCACGTCAGGGCGGTTTCTGAACAGAGGGTTTGTCAGCTTCCTGAAGGTCTGCCCGGGGTAAAGGCTCAGGCCGGGCTGGAAGGAGCCGCGGAAGAGGTCGATACAACCGGAGATGAGGTTTCAGCAGGGGATAAAGGAGGGGTATCCAGGGTATCCGGGGATTTAGCTGAACTCCCGGTGACCGGAAAGGAGGGAGGGATAAAAACGGAGAGCGACGGCGATGCAGGCCCGCAGACAGGGTCTTCCCATGGAAAGACCGGGGGAGTTGATCCGGGACGGAAGGACTCAGGGGTTCCGGCCGGTCTGTCTAATAATAAGGTTCAGGTCTCCAATGAACCGCTTTCCGGTAATGACGGTGGTTCTTCACCTGAACAAACCGTTAAAGGCTTGATGCCCGAACCCGATGGTCAGGGTAATGGACAGAATAGTGATATATCCGCGCCGGAAAAAGGAGACGGTATTCTGAATATCGCAGGTCACAGAGACGTAAGTGGCGGCGGTCACCGTGAAATGAACCTCTCAGTCTCCGGGTCTGCTGAAACCAGGGATGTTCCGGACGTTCCTGATGAGGAATTCATGGTCAAGGAATCACAGGCAGGCAGCAACCGGGTGAAGCTCACAATCAGACCCGATGGCCTCGGCAAGATAGACCTTACCGTAGGGATAAAGGACGGCCATCTCAGAGCCGAGTTTGCTGTTGAGAGGATTCACAGCCTGCTTTCGATCCAGAACAACATGTCCCAACTCTTTGATTCACTCTCGGGGGACGGCTGGACATCGGGGCGATTCTCCTTCCTCCTGAAGGATGACGGCAAGAGGGGAGGCAGCGGTGGCGGCAATAACAAGACTGCTGCTATGAAGGAGCCGGGCGCTGAAGACGGAGGCAGGAGCGATACCGGAATGAGCACCCTGAGTATCAGGGTCTAA
- a CDS encoding hypothetical protein (NapC/NirT cytochrome c family, N-terminal region) yields the protein MKRLIVLGFVVMFTIALTGYSVAAEYVGSSACFKCHPDEYNDFVVSGHPYKLSKAKDAMKRPIPLPKGYSWDDISYVIGGAYKKSRYIDKKGYIITAGKDGSDLKTQYNIETGTWSYYHKGQKKPYTCGACHTTGYRKEGHQDGMEGIKGTWAFPGIQCEACHGPGGDHVKSGGKTGMKVDTSAAACGKCHVRGNPAKVPAKKGFIRHHEQYPELLAGPHKDLDCVTCHNPHKKYKFSIKMECSSCHHAQTSAFKGSVMEQVGVECKDCHMPRATKSAVKYGKYSGDIRTHIFRINTDANADMFYSEKVKGKKKTFARGFVTLDFACLNCHKNKDRKWAASKAKGIHTYGK from the coding sequence ATGAAGAGGCTGATTGTATTAGGTTTCGTTGTTATGTTTACCATCGCCCTGACAGGCTATTCAGTTGCTGCTGAATATGTGGGGTCATCTGCCTGTTTCAAGTGTCACCCTGATGAGTACAACGACTTTGTGGTCTCAGGCCACCCCTACAAGCTGTCAAAGGCTAAGGACGCAATGAAGAGGCCGATTCCTCTGCCGAAGGGCTACTCCTGGGACGATATCTCCTACGTAATCGGCGGGGCGTACAAGAAGTCCAGGTATATTGATAAGAAGGGGTATATCATTACCGCCGGCAAGGATGGTTCGGACCTGAAAACACAGTATAACATAGAGACAGGCACATGGTCCTATTATCATAAGGGACAGAAAAAACCTTACACATGCGGTGCATGCCATACCACAGGTTACAGGAAGGAGGGGCACCAGGATGGCATGGAGGGAATCAAAGGCACATGGGCCTTCCCCGGCATCCAGTGCGAGGCATGTCATGGTCCGGGGGGTGACCATGTAAAGAGTGGTGGCAAGACCGGGATGAAGGTCGATACCTCGGCAGCAGCGTGCGGTAAGTGCCATGTCAGGGGTAACCCGGCGAAGGTTCCTGCAAAGAAGGGGTTTATCAGGCATCACGAACAGTATCCGGAACTCCTGGCAGGACCCCATAAGGATCTTGACTGCGTTACCTGTCACAACCCACACAAGAAATACAAGTTCAGCATCAAGATGGAGTGTTCGTCCTGTCACCACGCCCAGACATCCGCCTTCAAGGGGAGCGTCATGGAGCAGGTAGGGGTTGAGTGCAAGGACTGCCATATGCCGAGGGCAACCAAGTCAGCGGTGAAATACGGGAAATACTCAGGCGACATCAGGACACACATATTCAGGATCAACACCGATGCAAATGCCGATATGTTTTATTCGGAAAAGGTAAAAGGCAAGAAGAAGACCTTTGCCAGGGGGTTCGTTACCCTTGATTTTGCCTGTCTGAACTGCCATAAGAACAAGGACAGGAAATGGGCGGCTTCAAAGGCAAAGGGGATACACACCTACGGTAAGTGA
- the flgD gene encoding basal-body rod modification protein FlgD gives MSTIDQTIGRKEFLKLFTTQLRFQDPLNPLKSTEFTAQLAQFSSLEQLLDINTNLSGILIYQNSLNNALATNLIGRTVVVDGTGIDYNGSDVTISYSLPEAAAELKLNIYDQSGTLVRSVDLGSSESGDGTCTWDGRDNNGNTVPEGTYTYEFQAKDGDGNTVEVSTNTESRVTGITFDNGITYLELENGERVSLGEIKEIKGGGA, from the coding sequence ATGAGCACAATCGACCAGACGATAGGCAGGAAGGAGTTCTTGAAGCTCTTTACAACACAGTTGCGTTTTCAGGATCCCCTGAATCCCCTCAAGAGTACCGAGTTCACTGCACAACTTGCGCAGTTCAGTTCACTTGAGCAACTCCTGGATATAAACACTAACCTCTCAGGTATCCTGATATATCAAAACTCGCTGAACAATGCACTTGCAACCAACCTGATAGGCAGGACCGTTGTTGTGGATGGAACCGGCATTGATTACAACGGCAGTGACGTGACGATTTCATACTCCCTGCCCGAGGCAGCGGCCGAGCTTAAGCTGAATATCTATGATCAATCGGGCACACTTGTGAGGTCTGTAGATCTCGGGTCCTCTGAATCCGGTGACGGGACCTGCACATGGGATGGAAGGGACAATAACGGGAATACCGTCCCCGAGGGCACATACACCTATGAGTTCCAGGCTAAGGACGGCGATGGTAATACGGTTGAGGTCTCAACAAACACGGAGTCGAGGGTGACGGGGATTACCTTTGATAACGGTATAACATATCTTGAACTTGAAAACGGCGAGAGGGTTTCCCTCGGAGAGATTAAGGAGATAAAAGGAGGAGGTGCCTGA
- a CDS encoding flagellar FliJ protein — translation MRLESLNSILKLKGWKKDQIETEITSIQRVINDHEERLRMMESEFALHLDEFRDRHKSDVLRPDLLRSFHAYMEGMNERMGRERESIFKRLQELKDKREKLVSVYKEKMVVEKLRERHISEEVRADKRVQRKELDFISLRRHKR, via the coding sequence ATGAGGCTGGAATCATTAAACAGTATATTGAAACTTAAGGGCTGGAAGAAGGATCAGATAGAGACGGAAATCACCAGTATACAGAGGGTGATCAACGATCATGAAGAGAGGCTCCGGATGATGGAGAGTGAATTTGCACTCCACCTTGATGAGTTCAGGGATAGACATAAGAGCGATGTTTTAAGGCCCGACCTCCTAAGGAGCTTCCATGCCTATATGGAGGGCATGAACGAGAGGATGGGCAGGGAGAGGGAGTCGATATTCAAGAGACTTCAGGAGTTGAAGGACAAGAGGGAGAAACTGGTTAGTGTATACAAGGAGAAAATGGTTGTGGAGAAGTTGAGGGAGAGACACATCTCAGAGGAAGTCAGAGCAGATAAGAGGGTTCAGCGTAAGGAACTCGACTTTATATCCCTGCGTAGGCACAAGAGATGA